The sequence AAGCGTATAACAAAAGAGCGCAATGTTTTAAAAAAAGGATCCTGTTCATAGGCTTGGCTTTTACCATACAATTCTTTAAAATTTTTTGGCTGTACTACGATTCTTTTTTTACTGATGGTCAACCATAAGCTGAGCTTCAGCTTGCCATGTTCTTCAAAAGAAAGAGACAATGCTTTCTCTAAAGCCTCAATGATCCTAGAATTTTGAATGGTCAGTGTTTTTTCTTGATGGATGTCATAAGGTGTCAAAAACCAATAAATTTGAAAGTAAAAGTAGCGAATTTGCAGTTCCTCACCTTTTAATTGACCGTTGCGGATTTTAAGATCAAATTCTTTTAACAACGAATTAAGCTCTTTGATTTTTCTAAATAAAGAAGACTCACTGATCATAAATTTTGTCGTAAGCTGAGCAATAGTAAATTCACGATAATGAAATAAATAATCAATCAGTTGAAACTTGATTGACGCCCGAACATAATCATCTAAAATTTTACTAATAGAAAATTGGTCTGACATATGGATGACTACCCATTGTCCATCATAAAATAGCGAACAGTCTTTTTCATATGGTTTTAAGTAATAGCCTAGTTCCTTTAAATCACTTTCAAAAGAAGCCTTTGAAACTCCTAAATAATCTAGCAACTCGGTATCCTTGACTCGACCACCAGCCAAAATTACTTTTTTTAAAATACCGACTTCCCTTGCTTCTTTTTTATCTAACAATTCTTCAATTTTCATCTGCTTCACTCCACAAACCTTCAAAACCTAATTGGTTCGTGATATCTATCACGCTAGAATAATAAGGATGGTACAAAAAATCTTTCTGATAAAATTCTTCTAAAGTCTGACCCATTTGAATGCCAAGTGCTAATGTGTTGATTTTTTCTAGAATATTAGCTTTTGAGACTAATTGTGCCCCTAAAATTTTATGACTGTCTTTTTCAAAAATAATTTTCCCACTAACTTTTTCATTTCCAGAAAATAAAGAACTTCTTTGGTGAACATGGGTAACAGAAATCGGCTGCTCATGAAACAAACCTTCTGCCTCCGTTAATCCAGTACTGGCTACATAATAATCGACCAATTTTGTACCGATCGTGCGGATCGAGCCAACGAATGGCGTCGTAGGCTCTACAAGATTTTGAGCCACAACTAATCCCGTCCTTACTGCATTATTCACCAGCGGGATATAAAATGACTCTTTAGATAAACTATAAGGCACTTGAATACAATCACCGATTGCAAAAATATCCTCTTGAGAAGTTTGCAAATACTCATTTACAAAAACAGTTTGATCCGTATGCTTTTGGATCTGTTCGTCTAAATAGCGTAAATCTGGACGGACATTCATTGCAAAAATAGCACTATCACATAACAATTGAGACTTCTTCGTTTCAATCAAAAGTGCTTTACCGGTATCTGTTACTTTTTCAACAGTCTCATTAAAATGGAAAATGACCCCTCGAGCGCTCATTTCTGCTTGTACGGGCCGGATCATTTCTTCATCAAAATACTTGAATAATAAATAATCCATCCGTTCAAACAGATGCACTTCTTTGCCTTTTTTCAGCAAAGTATCAGCCGCTTCCCCACCTATTTGGCCACCGCCGATCAATGCGACTGTATTACTATTTTCCAAACGTTCGATTGCGTTTACTACTCCTTGTAAAAATTTATATTTTAAAACCTTTTCTGAATCACTACCGAGAATTTTCTGGGACCACTGACTAGAACCTGTTGCTAAAATCAGTTTGTCAAATGACATAAAAAAGTCAGATTCTTGTTTTTCATACTTAATGATACGCTGTTTTGAATCCATACTGACGACTTCTGCGTTTAACAACAAAGAAATACCGTTATCTACTAGCTGTTCTTCTGAAATGAACTGAGCTGTTTCAATAGGACCGATCGTTTCATTGAAATACAGATTGATTCCTCCAGGCAAATAACCTATTGTTTGTTGCTTATCAATTAAATGGATTTCAGCCTTGGGATGTTTTTTTCTAATCGCTAAAGCAGCAGATACTCCCGCAAATGAAGCCCCTATAATCACGACTTTCATAGTAGAATCCTTCTTTCTAAAATAGTAAACCGTTTTCTTAAAGAATAGCATACGCAAGCTATTATCGCATAGGAAAAAGCTAATTTGTTTGAGTATTATACAAAAAAACTCGTCTACTCACTCTGTAAGAGAGCAAACGAATTTTTTAATTGTACAATTGTATTTTTAATTATCCTTCATGAACTCCTGAATCGCTTCAGCATTCTTCTGTTCATCAAGCTCGATCACGCTTCCAGATTCAGTATAATCATTAAAGTTCCATGTTCCCTCTACAGGAACTGATAATGATTTTAACGGCTTCACTTTTCCAGAAAGAAAATCTTTCGCCAAATCGATCAATAAACTTGTTGGTACATTTGTATCAATTTTCCCAACCATTTTTCCAGCAACTTGAGGTAGTTCCCATACTGGAATCAAATCTTTAGACTGCTCAACTAAAGCATCCATCACTTGTTGTTGACGTCTAATCCGACCAAAGTCACCTTCTTCATCCATCCTAAAACGAGCATACTGCAATAAACTATTCCCATGCAAAGTTTGCTTTCCTTTAAGAATGTCTACACCGTCTAAATTAATATCTTTTTCAGCATCGATTGTGACCCCTTTTGGATAAAGTTCATCAATGATGTCACTAAACTCTTTAAAATCCATTACCACATAGTAATTGATTGGTAAATCAAAGTTGGTTTTCAACACATCTTTAGTCATTTGTGCGCCGCCATATGCGTATGCTGCATTTATTTTATCTTGTCCACCATCAGGAAATGTTACATAACTATCTCTCATGATTGAAATCAATTTAGGCTGTTTCGTTTTTCCATCATAGTGAGCCACCATCAACGTATCTGAACGACCTTGATCCTCGTCATCATCTCTCGAATCATTCCCAACGACCATAACAGTTATTTGTTTATCGCTCGTTTGTTCATCTCCAGTAAAATTTTCATTTTTATTGGAAAGTTTTGATTCACTCTTTTCTTTGGCTGTTTGGAATGAAATCGCCGCATAACAGCCTACACTCACAACTACAAGTAGAATTGATAATAATGTAATCGTCACTATTTTTACAGATTTTTTCATTGTTTATTCCTTTCTAAACATAAAAATTGAATCGATTTGTTTAATCTTGACTAAAATTAGATAATTGCATTTTTTCTTAGCTAAAAGAAAAAATCCCTCACCAAGAATACTCAGCGAAGGGATCAGAATACGACGACTTAAACACATGGCATTCGCCATGAATTTGCAATTTATCTAGATCTTCTCTTCGTTGAGTTTTAGCACTATATAACGTAAAAAGCATTGCCTTTAGCTACTTTGAAAAACGCCTTAATTCGACGAATCTTGTCCTACCCGTACCTGTCTTTCGACATTTCTGAGCAGTAGCCTGTGTTTATATAGGAGCCTCACCTAACAAGTATTTAATTCATTTTAAACTATAAGCGTATCGAATCACAAAGTCAAATTAAATTTTATAAATGCTGTTCAATTTAAAACTAAGTTATTAAAATATAACTATTCTGTACCTAACACTGCAGTGAAAGTAAATTATGACAACACCTATTTTAAATGAAAAAATCTTTACATTTTCTTAAAAAATACCTATTTCGCTTTAAAAAGCAACTTTAGATAGACATTCCTCCCTTTATCTGTTTCAATGTTTAAAAGACAGAACACTTGGAGGATACGCATGGAACACTTTTTAGAAAAACAACAAGAGTACTTTTTTAATTTTTTAACCGATAGCATCGACAACTTTTTATTAGATCATTCCGACGAAACCTTTTATGCATTTGCATTAGACTGTAATATTTATGAAGAAGGTGAAATAAACCTTTGTTTTAATACTGTAGATCTTTGGCAAGAAACAACAAATTATTATGCAAGTAGAGGTCACAGCAACATACAATTAGAAGAAATGAAATACAATTCCAGTGACTGGGATGAAAATCAACGTTTTGCCTCCCTTCACCTATTTGATGATTGGGTGGAAGATGAGCAAGATATTGAAATGGTTCTTGAATGGCTTTGTCAGCAAATAATCCTCTTGACTGACAGCGAAACGTTCGAACGAATCCCAAAAACAGAAGATTTTAAGCTATTGGTTTACGATCATGACGAAACACCTTCTGACTCACAAGAAAGATTTGAAAAAATCGGAATGTCAGAACTTTTTCAAATAGAATAACAAAAAAATGCTTGTTTTTAAGGTTAAAAACAAGCATTTTTTTGTATCTAGTTTCTAAATAAAGCTATGATATCATTCGTTAAAGTAGTTTAAAAACAAAACGCCAATTCTTCCACATTAAAAAAAGCTACTAATATTTCATTCACCTTTTCCACTAATTTCTTCTCGTCCGTAATTTGATCCCTTGTTTCAATTGCCACTGCCCCATTTGTATACGTCAGAAAATCATATTCTTCTTTGAGCGTAACTTGATGATCCTCTTTTTTATATAACGTATAATCATCGATAACATCTATCTCGTATTCACGTTTGTAGCCATTTTTTAACGCTATTGCAGTTATCAAAGAATTGACTGTCAATGCTTCTAAAGGAATAACTTGTTCGTCTATCGTCAATGTATAATTTTCATCCTCAATAATTCCACAAGCATTGCAACCACCATCTAATAAATTCACTGTTTTACTAATTAATGCTTTTTTCATTCTTACAGATCCTTTCTTACGCCTCTAACTATTTCCTTATCTATTATATCAAAAATGAAGAGACAATAAAGCAACTAATTGCTATTAAACATTATGAATAACCACTACAAAAAGGACCAGTTGACGACAAGACGCAAGTTAAATTCAAACTAAAATAGACATCTCCATCCTCTACTCATGCAGAAAACAGAGATGTTTATTTATTCCACTCGTTTCTTCCTTCGCCACAAAATATACGTTTGTATCATTACCAATAAAACCAACAGTATAATCACAAAAATCAACCAAATCGGAACTTGACTGACAACCTTAGTTTCTTTATTTTCTTCATTGATTATCTTCGCTTGTTCCCTAGTAATCTCAAATTCATTCTCAAATTCCCATTTTTTCCCATCTTGATTGATTAGCGTTTTACTGATATATTTTCCAGGTTCTAACTGTCTTTTGATTGGTACTGGAAAATCCATCACAGAATCCGGTGCCATTTCCAGCGCTTCTTTTTCTAACTTGATCAAAGGAGTTTTTTTCCCTTTTTTTTGAATCGCAAATTTTAGATCCATTTTCTTTGAAATTGCTGCATTTTTATTGCGAATCGAATGAATCACTGCTATTTTTTTCCCTTGTTTGGATCTCGCTACGTTTACTGTATCCATTTCATAATCAGGTAAAACAGATGTACCCGTCTCATTCAAGACAACACCTACCACATAATGAAAGCGTTGTTTAATGGTCACATCTTTATTTTTGGTTTCACTTTCAGCTAAATTTTTAGTAAAACGCAATCCTCCTACAATAACACCATCATATCTTTCCTTTGGCATCTTCACCTGAAAACGAGCAATTTTTGTTTCATACGGCTGCAATGAAATATTCGTTTCTAAAACCTTGATCAGCGATTCAAAAGGATAAACCAACGTTTTATCTTTGATTCCTTTTACTGTATAGTCGATCATTCCCTCTTCCGTTGTCGATGCATTTATTGCATTAATTGAAACAGAAATAGGAGCATCCTCTGGATTAACCAATCTAACTTGTAACTCTTGTTCTTCTTGTGGCAACATCACTAAATCAAAATATGATTTAGTGCTATCAACTTGATTCTGCGGAATAACTGCTTGTACATAGAAACTGTTTGTTTCTTCACTTTTTTCTTGTGCAAAAGCAGTTTTTACATTCAATAAACTAACAAAAAAAATAAGTCCGGTAAAAAATAATACATGAATCCCATTTAACTTAGAACAACCACTCATCTAAATCACTCCTTAACTTAATCAGAAAAAAGAGTGGAATAAATACTACTCATCCCACTCTCTTAAATCATCCTTTGGTTCTATGGGGCATCCGCCAATGTCCAGTCAATCGTAGAGGTATGTTTACCAAGTGTTGCCATTGCAGCTGGCACATCTAGTGTCACACCTTTGCTTTCAGCATCTGGCCACGTAAACGTCCATGTTCCGGCACCTGCTCCTGCTGCTGCCGTTGCAAATGGTGTTGCAGTTGCAGCACCGCTCGTTAACTTGACTGTATTAACTGGTATTGGTGCATCCGCATCACTGTTTGTTCCTGCTTGTGTATTTTTAAAATTCAAGCTGGCGTTTGGTAAAGATGCGGTAGCAGAACTATCTTTGAACCCATTTAATTTTCCGCTAAGCTTCCAGCCTGCATTTGTTCCTCTGGCATCTGATACAACAACATTGATCGCATCAGGATTAGTGGGAATATATGAGGCATCATTGACTGAAATCGTTTGTGACGCATAGCTAATCGTAGAAACAGCTTCTAACGTTAACGCACCTGGTGTAAAAGTGACATCCAAATCAGTTGCCTTATTAATATCAGCAGCTGACGCAGATTGACCTAAAAATAATGGAGCAAAAACAACCGATAATAATAAAACTTTTGAACTAGTAATAACAAACGTTGAACTCTTCATTTTATACACCCTCTCTTTATTAGTAAAGCTTATCGTTATTTGGCACCGACAGAAACAATAATTCTACCGCTCGCTGCTGTCTCAGTACCAAGTGTTGCCGCTGTATTAAAGGTAATCGACGTACCCGCCATTAACTGACGACTAGAAATATCTAGTGAAAAAGTACCATCTGCATTAACTGGTGCTTCTTCATAAACATTTCCTGGGAATCTCACTCTAACTTTAAATTGAGTTCCTTCTGGAGGATTTGTGATTTTAACTGATCCTTTGATTAGCCCATCGCCAACAAAGATTGGCGCTACAACTGGTGTAGGGACTACATAACCTTCTAAAGACGGAACCTTGCCAACTGCAAAAACCACACTGTCACTTTCTTTCCCTTTCAACGATTGAGCATGTTCTGCAATGGTTACTAATCTTAGTGGATCACCTTCTTTTAAATTTTTATCCGCTACAGGAATCGTAAAAGTGCCATCATTTCCAATCGCTACTTTTCTCACAGACCCATCAGGAAATTGAACTTGCATAAATAATTTAGCTTCTGTTGGAACGTTCGTTAACGTAATTGAACCTGTGATAAACTTGCTTCCTTCATTTACAGTTTTAAACTGTGGTTTTGGAACCTGATAGTTCTTTAACGGATCGACAATCACTTGTTTGACTTCCGGCTCACTGACATTGGTTCGCGTACCATCACTCGCCTCAACTATTACTTTCAGTATGTCGTTTCCTTGAGGTTGATATTTACCAAATGGAACCGTAAAACTACCATCTTCATTGATTGAACCAGTTAAATTCGTGCCATCAGGTAATGTCACTTTAGCGATAAAAGTGACACCTTTTGGAACCGGCTGAGTTACATCAACACTACCACTAAGACTAGATGAACCTTCTAAAACATCACTAATCACTGGTTTTGTAACCACATAGTGTAAAAATGGATCTGCTAAGACCAGTTTGATTTCCGGTTCACTGACTTTGATCTGTTTTCCATTACTTGCTTCGACTACCACTTTTAATTGATCATTGCTTTGTGGTTCATAGTTACCAAATGGAATCGTAAAATCACCATTTTCATCAACGAAACTTGTCAGGCTTGTTCCATCAGGTAACTCAACTTTTGCTTTAAATATCACGCCATCTGGTGCTGGCTGAACGATTGCTACATTTCCAGTAAGGCTTGCTCCGCCTTCTATAACGTCTCCAACAACTGGTTTTGCGATCGTGTATTGAACAAATGGATCTGCTATTACTTGTTTGAATGTCGGATCACTGACTTTCGTGTACTTATCTACACTGGCTTCGATCACTATTTTTAGCTGGTCATTCCCTTGAGGCTTGTAGTCACCAAACGGAATCGAAAAAGTGCCATCTTCATTGACTGTTTCAGCTAAAGTTTTCCCATTAGGCAATTCGACTTTCGCTTTAAATGTCACACCTTCTGGCACTGGCTGTGTAACCACTACGCTTCCATTAAGACTCGTCACACCTTCTAAAATGTCTTCAACAACTGGTTTTGCAACTGAATAATTGACTAATGGATCTTCTTCTATTTTATCGAAATAGAGATTGATTGCATCCCCATTTGCATGAATCGTATTCAGTAATTCTAAATCAATAACAGGTTTATTGACCGCCATCGCAGTCACTTTTGCTTTTTCAGCAGTTATATCAGAAACTTTAGTGGAAAAATTAAAATCAACATCACCAAGTACATTGGCTTGCAACGCTTGTGTTAACACATCAGATGTTCCATTGGCAATTTTTCCTACTAGATCAAGCAAACCATTAACAGCTGGTTTCAATAGATCAAGAACAGGATTCAATATAGCAAGAAGTCCGGTAAATTTTAATCCAGCAACTGCTTCTTTCAGCGGATCGAACAACTTTGCGTAGGTCGTACGAACATATTGTCCTAATCCGTCCGTAAAATCGACCATCACATATTTACCATCTGGTGATAATTTGCCTTCAACTGTTGCTTGATAGCTACCTAAATCTTGAAGCGAGTTAAGCCCTTCAAAAGCCTTTTCCAACGAATCTAGTTGTAATCCTAATGGTTTCGCCAACCCAAGGAGTCTTGTTACAAGTCCCCCTACTTTTAAGACCAAATCTTTGACCACTGGAACATCTCCTGGCACGATTGGAAGTAACTTAGCGCTGGCATTAATCAAAATCGGTCCATCGATTTTCCCTCGTAATTCATCTGGAATCGCAAAAACAATAACTTTTGGTGACACTAAACCAACATCTGCAACCGCGGTTCCTTTAAATGAAAGATCTAAATCATATGTAGAATCTGCATTTTTTTCCAACTTGACGCCATCATTGATAACGGTTCCATTATTGGAAGATAACTGTGTTCCTTTTAAAATACTGACATCTGCTAAATCCGCAGCATTTACTGATTCAGTAGCATCCGCTTCATACTGACGATTGTCCCCAAAAAATAGTAGCGAATTTGGAATAACTGCAGCTGATAATAAGACTGTAGTTCCCACTAACGTAATGATAGAACGATAATTCTTTTTCATGATTGCCTCCTTTTGCTTCTAGGTTAACTCAGGTAAATACATCCGTAATACATGATTGCAATGTAAAGAATACTATCTATATAATTTTATTTCAAATAATTGGATTGTAATTTGTGTTGAAAAATATATTTAAATGGTTAAAATTACACGACGTTTTTATTCATTAAAAATGTTGTGTAAAAGGCTTGTTGTTTATTTCCAAAATTAAGAATTATTTTGATGATTTTCATTTGGAAATCCCAGTATTTTTTTCAGTTAGTTAAGTGAGAGACAACAAATCCAACTTTATTTATAGACAGGTAAATCACTTTTTGAATAAATAAAATAACAATGATTTTCTAAATAAAAATTTCATTATTTTAAATTATATATTGGAAAATAAAATGCCCTACTTAGCTTGTATACCCGTTCTTATGATAGAATAAGGCTATAGTAGCTTACTAAAAAATGGAGGGCACATTATGGACTATCAAGAAATACTTGCATTCTGGTTTGAGGAATGTGAACCTAGCCAGTGGTTTAAAAAGGACTTGGCTTTTGATGATCTTATCAAGGAAAGATTTTCAATGATCCATACCCAAGTAGCTCAAGGAGAAAAATCTATTTGGCGTAAAACCATTGAAGGACGATTGGCTGAAATTATTGTATTAGATCAATTTTCTCGAAATTTATTTAGAGGTGATCCAGAATCTTTTGCCTATGATGGCATGGCTTTGGTTTTAACACAAGAAGCGATCGCTACAGACGACTTGGACCAATTGACATCTCAGCAACGATCCTTTCTATTTATGCCGTTAATGCATTCTGAATCTTTAATTATTCACGAAGAAGCATTAAAACGCTTTGCTGAAAAAGGCATGGAGCACAATCTTGAGTTTGAAAACAAACACCGTGATATTTTAGTTCGTTTTGGCCGTTATCCACATCGCAATACACTATTGGGTAGATGTTCAACAGAAGAAGAAATCACCTTTTTAAAAGAACCAGGCTCTTCATTTTAATAAAAATAAAAAGTGAGCCTGAAACAAAACTAAAAACAGTTTTGTTTCAGGCTCCAAATCCGAAAAAACAGATTATAGATATTTTTCACATTTTAATCAAATTTATCCAAATCCAAACATTTAATTTTGAAGTTATTTATTTGACATCCTCCATCATTTAAATAACCAAGAACAGAATAATTCACTCTAAAAATATCATTCGTTTTATCTGAGCTTTTTTTTGATAACATCATCTAAACAATTCTTTTTCAAAAAATGCTGCCACAACATCCATCATTTCACCTTTGACTAAGTGCCCTTCACCTTCGCCTGTAATGAACTGACTATTCTCAGCATAAGACTCACCTTCGATCATTTGATAAAATTCCGCCATATCTTCATAAGGAATTTTAGGATCTTTTGTTCCATGCCAAAATAAAACCGGACGCTGCGCTAACTTTTCTGGCGCTTCTGAAAGATCATACTTAGCTACCCAGCTAAGTAATAAAGGTAAATCACGTGGCACAAAAAAGTCCATTTCCGCTGATCGTTCCATCACTCGTTCAATATAGCGCTGTGGGGCTGGTGTTCCCATCATGCACGCTGCTGTTTTGATTTCTGGATGTTGGGTTAGTAAAGCGCATGTCGTGATACCTCCCATTGAAACACCGCCAACACCGATTTTTCCTGAATCAATCAACTCTTGTTTCTCAAAGTGACGCACCAACTGTGTAAACTCAATAATATTATATTGAATACTCGACCAAAATGTCACTGAAGGTATCGGCGATATCGGGCCTGTTTTTCGTTCCCCATGATTCATTGCATCAGGTAAAATCACACGTATTCCTTTTTTCGCTAATTTCCTAGCCTGAGTCAGTGATAATTCCTTCGCCGATTGCCAGCCATGATAATAAATAACTAAGGGTAACGTGCTATTTTTATGTTTTTCTGGAACAACTTCCAAAACTGGAATTTTCTTTATATATCGATGTCTAATACTAATTTTCATGTTGCTCACTCCTAAAAGACAATTATTCTTTGTTTAAGTATACACCCTAAACAAAAATTCACTGCTGTTTTAGCCTTAGCTATTAAATAGAATAAAAAAACAAAACACGTTATTGTCTATTTCTTTTCAAAACTCTTCTTCTTTTTCGTCTCTTTAAAAGGACTCTTAATCGTAATAATGTTAGCAGTATCACGATGATACCTAACATTCGACTAAAAATAACTACAACTAATTTAGGAAGATCGTTTTCATTTTTGTTGACCTGATAACTTTCTTCAATTGCCTTCAGATCATCCGGTTTAACAGGATAACGTGTACTTCCTAGTTTTTCAATATCACTTGCATCTGCATAATTTCCTAAGCCATCACTTGCCCTAAGATACATTTCTCCTTGGATACCTTCTCGATTTAAATCAATACTAAATAAGCCATTTTTATCCGCCGAAGTTTCCTGATAGTGGTACTCCTTATTATCTGTATAAAAAAGTTCGATTTGATAAGTATTTTTTGATGCAGGCATTTTAATTTCACCAGATATCGTTTTATTTTCTTTATTAAAATTGATTTCTGAAAAGAAGGTTGTTGGCTTATCACTACTAACTAGATATGGAACATTTTTGTAATGATAAATAACACCATCTTCAGAAGTAAAGCATAAGTCGGTTGAATAAATCCCTATTTTATCTGTTTGGACTGGATCGTTTTCATAGTACATATCTTTGATCTTGATCTTATCTCGATAAAAAATCGTTGCGATAAACCCACCATACTCATTCGTTGGACCATTCAATACAAAACTTGCAAAACTTACATAGGGCCTATTTTTGAAGGGAAACTCCAAATAAACCTCTTCTTTTTCCTTTTTAATACTTGTTGTTTTACCATTTAAAACTTGTTTTCGAGCATAGTGACGCGACAATTCATTTGAAGCATCATAACTTGATTCAGTAGAAGACTCCCCAATATCTTCTCCATAGCAACTCGTAGGTAAAAATAAAAACAACAAGTTAACAACCAACACCATTTTTTTCATAAAAAACTCCTCTAACAACTTCATAACATAAATGACATATTGCACACGTCATTTAGAGATTTTTAAATTATTCTTAACTATTAGCTATTAAAT is a genomic window of Enterococcus haemoperoxidus ATCC BAA-382 containing:
- a CDS encoding DUF916 and DUF3324 domain-containing protein, with protein sequence MSGCSKLNGIHVLFFTGLIFFVSLLNVKTAFAQEKSEETNSFYVQAVIPQNQVDSTKSYFDLVMLPQEEQELQVRLVNPEDAPISVSINAINASTTEEGMIDYTVKGIKDKTLVYPFESLIKVLETNISLQPYETKIARFQVKMPKERYDGVIVGGLRFTKNLAESETKNKDVTIKQRFHYVVGVVLNETGTSVLPDYEMDTVNVARSKQGKKIAVIHSIRNKNAAISKKMDLKFAIQKKGKKTPLIKLEKEALEMAPDSVMDFPVPIKRQLEPGKYISKTLINQDGKKWEFENEFEITREQAKIINEENKETKVVSQVPIWLIFVIILLVLLVMIQTYILWRRKKRVE
- a CDS encoding FAD-dependent oxidoreductase, with the protein product MKVVIIGASFAGVSAALAIRKKHPKAEIHLIDKQQTIGYLPGGINLYFNETIGPIETAQFISEEQLVDNGISLLLNAEVVSMDSKQRIIKYEKQESDFFMSFDKLILATGSSQWSQKILGSDSEKVLKYKFLQGVVNAIERLENSNTVALIGGGQIGGEAADTLLKKGKEVHLFERMDYLLFKYFDEEMIRPVQAEMSARGVIFHFNETVEKVTDTGKALLIETKKSQLLCDSAIFAMNVRPDLRYLDEQIQKHTDQTVFVNEYLQTSQEDIFAIGDCIQVPYSLSKESFYIPLVNNAVRTGLVVAQNLVEPTTPFVGSIRTIGTKLVDYYVASTGLTEAEGLFHEQPISVTHVHQRSSLFSGNEKVSGKIIFEKDSHKILGAQLVSKANILEKINTLALGIQMGQTLEEFYQKDFLYHPYYSSVIDITNQLGFEGLWSEADEN
- a CDS encoding DUF4809 family protein; amino-acid sequence: MKKALISKTVNLLDGGCNACGIIEDENYTLTIDEQVIPLEALTVNSLITAIALKNGYKREYEIDVIDDYTLYKKEDHQVTLKEEYDFLTYTNGAVAIETRDQITDEKKLVEKVNEILVAFFNVEELAFCF
- a CDS encoding helix-turn-helix domain-containing protein, whose product is MKIEELLDKKEAREVGILKKVILAGGRVKDTELLDYLGVSKASFESDLKELGYYLKPYEKDCSLFYDGQWVVIHMSDQFSISKILDDYVRASIKFQLIDYLFHYREFTIAQLTTKFMISESSLFRKIKELNSLLKEFDLKIRNGQLKGEELQIRYFYFQIYWFLTPYDIHQEKTLTIQNSRIIEALEKALSLSFEEHGKLKLSLWLTISKKRIVVQPKNFKELYGKSQAYEQDPFFKTLRSFVIRFFSRYPLEIDEEESLLHFIFLTSMSVLEESDFAAYSLIRGRRTPTSLADTFVLEHVILYYRPQKFFPELEKKIFYYFSQIHSRLYFFKGELELFDRENIWQKEQSLSSHRLADFSRVLLDKSLECFGEKYEKGNSLYEWSLVKYLSVLAIIDFEIVGETRIGIDLKMDHLYKEVMTQVLVLSLKNLNGLTIEPFDSKRTYDLMITNVMKPNTYRSAKEVYVLSELGSTYDINQIRMKIRALHNKR
- a CDS encoding DUF924 family protein; amino-acid sequence: MDYQEILAFWFEECEPSQWFKKDLAFDDLIKERFSMIHTQVAQGEKSIWRKTIEGRLAEIIVLDQFSRNLFRGDPESFAYDGMALVLTQEAIATDDLDQLTSQQRSFLFMPLMHSESLIIHEEALKRFAEKGMEHNLEFENKHRDILVRFGRYPHRNTLLGRCSTEEEITFLKEPGSSF
- a CDS encoding WxL domain-containing protein, whose protein sequence is MKSSTFVITSSKVLLLSVVFAPLFLGQSASAADINKATDLDVTFTPGALTLEAVSTISYASQTISVNDASYIPTNPDAINVVVSDARGTNAGWKLSGKLNGFKDSSATASLPNASLNFKNTQAGTNSDADAPIPVNTVKLTSGAATATPFATAAAGAGAGTWTFTWPDAESKGVTLDVPAAMATLGKHTSTIDWTLADAP
- a CDS encoding LCP family protein; this encodes MKKSVKIVTITLLSILLVVVSVGCYAAISFQTAKEKSESKLSNKNENFTGDEQTSDKQITVMVVGNDSRDDDEDQGRSDTLMVAHYDGKTKQPKLISIMRDSYVTFPDGGQDKINAAYAYGGAQMTKDVLKTNFDLPINYYVVMDFKEFSDIIDELYPKGVTIDAEKDINLDGVDILKGKQTLHGNSLLQYARFRMDEEGDFGRIRRQQQVMDALVEQSKDLIPVWELPQVAGKMVGKIDTNVPTSLLIDLAKDFLSGKVKPLKSLSVPVEGTWNFNDYTESGSVIELDEQKNAEAIQEFMKDN
- a CDS encoding adhesive domain-containing protein, which encodes MKKNYRSIITLVGTTVLLSAAVIPNSLLFFGDNRQYEADATESVNAADLADVSILKGTQLSSNNGTVINDGVKLEKNADSTYDLDLSFKGTAVADVGLVSPKVIVFAIPDELRGKIDGPILINASAKLLPIVPGDVPVVKDLVLKVGGLVTRLLGLAKPLGLQLDSLEKAFEGLNSLQDLGSYQATVEGKLSPDGKYVMVDFTDGLGQYVRTTYAKLFDPLKEAVAGLKFTGLLAILNPVLDLLKPAVNGLLDLVGKIANGTSDVLTQALQANVLGDVDFNFSTKVSDITAEKAKVTAMAVNKPVIDLELLNTIHANGDAINLYFDKIEEDPLVNYSVAKPVVEDILEGVTSLNGSVVVTQPVPEGVTFKAKVELPNGKTLAETVNEDGTFSIPFGDYKPQGNDQLKIVIEASVDKYTKVSDPTFKQVIADPFVQYTIAKPVVGDVIEGGASLTGNVAIVQPAPDGVIFKAKVELPDGTSLTSFVDENGDFTIPFGNYEPQSNDQLKVVVEASNGKQIKVSEPEIKLVLADPFLHYVVTKPVISDVLEGSSSLSGSVDVTQPVPKGVTFIAKVTLPDGTNLTGSINEDGSFTVPFGKYQPQGNDILKVIVEASDGTRTNVSEPEVKQVIVDPLKNYQVPKPQFKTVNEGSKFITGSITLTNVPTEAKLFMQVQFPDGSVRKVAIGNDGTFTIPVADKNLKEGDPLRLVTIAEHAQSLKGKESDSVVFAVGKVPSLEGYVVPTPVVAPIFVGDGLIKGSVKITNPPEGTQFKVRVRFPGNVYEEAPVNADGTFSLDISSRQLMAGTSITFNTAATLGTETAASGRIIVSVGAK
- a CDS encoding DUF4303 domain-containing protein; its protein translation is MEHFLEKQQEYFFNFLTDSIDNFLLDHSDETFYAFALDCNIYEEGEINLCFNTVDLWQETTNYYASRGHSNIQLEEMKYNSSDWDENQRFASLHLFDDWVEDEQDIEMVLEWLCQQIILLTDSETFERIPKTEDFKLLVYDHDETPSDSQERFEKIGMSELFQIE